Part of the Longimicrobium sp. genome is shown below.
GGGATCGCCCGGCGCCTTCAGGTACTTCGCAAAGATGTAGGGCCAGGGGAGCACGAGAGGAACCAGCACGAGCCCCAGGACGCAAGAGAAGAGCGTGTCCGAGGTGCCCGCGTCCAGGCGGCCGGCAGACCAGAGGGGGAGACCGAAGGCCGCGACCCAGATGCACTTCCACGCGAGCTCAAAGAGCAGCAGCGGCATCATCCTCACCGGGTAGCGCACGCCCAGGGCACACAGGAGCGTCAGCGCCCCGAGCATGGCCCATACGACGCCGCGCATGTGCTCCGGCATCTTGGGCGAGGCGAGGATCAACGGCCAGATCTGGAGCCCCATCAGCACGGCGATGAGCAGGTACATCGCCCGCAGCAGGTTGAGGCGCAAGGTGGATAGTTCGTGCATGGTATGCTCCTTCGCCCCTGTGTTGGATTGGGCGGATGATGAGGTCGGCGTGGCGATGGGGACGGATGCCCCCGACGCCGGTGGGTAGGCGGCGGCACTCATGGTTGCGCCGGGTCCGAGCCGTCGCTGAACGCGAGCAGGTCGCCGGGCTGGCACTCCAGCGCCTCGCAGATCGCCTCCAGCGTGGAGAAGCGGACCGCGCGCGCCTTGCCGGTCTTGAGGATCGACAGGTTGGCGAGCGTGATCCCGACGCGCTCGGAGAGCTCCGTGAGCGTCATCCGGCGCGCGTAGAGGACGTCGTCGAGCTTGACGATGATCGGCATGTCAGACCGTCCCCTGCAGGTCGTCGCGCATGAGGGCGCCCTGCTCGAAGACGCGGGCGAGCACGAAGAGCAGCAGCACCGCGATCCAGCGCGTGAAGGAGAAGCTCCAATCGACGTCGAGCGGCTGCTCCCTGGAGGACACGCTGGACGCGATGACACCGACGCCGAGATGCAGGATCTCCAACCCGAGCACCGCCCACGCCATCGTCCGCAGACGCATCGCGTTCTCCACCACGAACGGGTCCGACCGGCCTACCGTATCCACCAGCGCCAGGAGGCGCGTGAGGACGACGTGCCCGAGGGGGACCATGACGACCCCGATCGCCATGATGAGGCGCATGCCCGCGATCAGCGCCGCGTTTTCCTCCGTGGGCGGTACACCGAGCGCCCCGATCACCGGCGTCTCGGCCACAAGCGTGGCGATCAGCAGCGCCAGGACCAGGAAGCCGACCAGCAGGTTCAGGGCGATCAGTGCCCGGAGGGCTCGCCGGGTGAATCCGAGGGCACCGGGGTTCGGTCGGGGCACGAGTCCTGTCCTCCGTTGAAGCTTGAAATGGTTACATCTCGATTATCAATAACTAGAATATTGATTACCGTCAATAGCCACATCGCTTTCTGGTAAGAACGTGTTGGTATGGGGACAAGGAAGCGCCCCTGCCGCGGACGAGCGCGGCAGGGGCGATGTGCATTCGATGAGCGACTGGAGCTTACCGTCGCGAAGCGTCGCGGAGGTGCTGAAGGGCTTCCCAGCCGCGGCCGGCATCGAGGGCGGCGCCGGCGGAGGTGATGCCTTCTTCGAGCGAGGCCACCTGTCCGGAGACGTAGATTGCGGCGCCGGCGTTGAGTACGACCGCGGCGCGCGCCACGCCCCCCGTCTCGCCGCGCAGCACCGAGACGACGGTGCGGACGTTGTCCTGCGGATCGCCACCCTCGAGGCCCCTTGCGGTGAAGGGCTCCCAGCCGAGAGTGGCGGGGTCGAAGGTGCGGCGGGTGACGGTGCCGGCGTTCACTTCCAGGATCTCGGTGGTGCCGATGGGGCTCACCTCGTCGAGGCCCGGCTGCCCGTGGACGACCAGCGCGCGCTCGTGCCCCAGCTCCGCGAGGGCGCCCGCGATCAGCTCGAGGAGCGCGGGGTCGGAGACGCCCACCACCTGGCGACGCGCGCCGGCGGGGTTGGTGACGGGGCCCAGGACGTTCATCAGCGTCGGCATCCCCAGTTCGCGGCGGATGGGGCCCACGTGCTTCATGGCCGGGTGATGGAGCGGCGCGAACATGAAGACGATGCCGCACTCCTCCAGCACCTGCGCCTCGCGGTCCGGCGGCAGGTCCAGCCGCACGCCGAGCGCCTCCAGCACGTCGGCGCTGCCGCAGCGGGAGGTGAAGGAGCGGTTGCCGTGCTTCGCCACCCGCACCCCCGCCCCGGCGGCCACCAGCGCCGCCGCGGTGGAGATGTTGAAGGTGGTGATCGCGCCGCCGCCCGTGCCGCAGGTGTCCACCAGCCCCGCCGCGTCGGTGGGAACCGGGATCATCGCACGGCGCAGCGCGCGCACGCCCCCCGCCACTTCGCTGGAGACGGCGCCGCGCACGCGGATGGCGACCAGGAGCGCGGCCATCTGCACGGGGGTCGCGCGCCCCTCCATAACCTCGTTGAAGGCGCGCTCCGCCTCGTCCGCGCTCAGCGGCCGGGTGGCCGCGGCGCGGATCAGCGCCCCCAGGTCGTCGGCGGAGACCGTGTCTGGAGTCGTCATCCGGCCACCTGGGACACGTGCTCCGCCAGGCCGACGCAGAGCGCCACCAGCCGGAGCCGTTCCACCTCGTAGTCGTGCACCGTACTCGAGCGGAAGTGGGTGATGTCAAGCACCCCGGAAGGTGCCTGCGGCACACCAGTGTGGAAGGGATCGTTGAATGATGCCGCAGGCGCCGTTCCGTGTCAATCGGGGAGTGCGCGCACCTTTCGGCTCACCGCCCGGATGGACGCTGTTGCTGAGGGATGGTGGCGCGCCAGGGCCGCACATTTCATCGCCCTTGTGATCCGGCCGTTCTGGATGCAACCTTGCGCCCGAGATGGCAGGCGTTTCGGCGCGCCTGCCACATGCGCGCCCCGGGCCCGCGGCGCGAAAGACCAAACAGGGGCAGGAGCGGCTCCGATGATCAACTCGTCCCACCCGATGAACGCGGTGTCCGCGGCGCTGGTGCTGTGCATGTCGCCGATCCTCCTGCTCCTGGGGATCGTAGGCTCGCTGGCGGACACGGGCGAGATGCGCGGCGTGTTCATCATGATGGCCTTCGCGGGCCTGGTCCTGCTGCTCAGCGGCATCCACATGCTGGTGAAGTGGCGGCGCGCCGTCGTCGATGAGACCGCGCACCAGAACGCCATCCGCGCGGCCGTCGGCTCGCGTCCCACCGCCCCCGCACCTCCACACGCCCCGCAAACGGCGCCCGCCGTGGCCGCGCGCCCGGGCGCCGTGGCACCCGATCCTGTCCCGCTCACACTCCCCAGCGGCGAGCGGGTGCTGGCGCACTGGGTGTACGAGCCGGGCGAATGGAGCGGCTACACCACCGCCGAGGTGAAGCGGCGCAAGGGGGAGTGGGTCGGCGGCACCATCGTCATCATGGTGGCGGGTCTCGTGAGCAGCAGCGGCGGCGGCCAGGAGGGGAGGACGATGCTCATGGCCACCGCGATACTGGCGGTGATAATCCTGGTGGGCGGGATGCTGATGGCGAAGGGCGACCACCAGGCGAACGTCTCGGGCCCCGGCGAGGCCATCATCACCCCCTCGGCCATCATGCTCAACGGCCGCTACCACGTGCTGCGGAACGACACCTACCGCTTCCAGGGCGTGCGCTTCGACGAGGCGGCGACGCCTCCCCAGCTCGAGTTCACCATCGGCTGGAGCACCCGCTCCGGCCCTGCTCGCGACAACATCCGCATCCCCGTTCCCGCGGGCCGCGAGGAGGAGGCGCGGGAAGTGGTCGCCCTCTTCTCCCGCCGCTGAGCCTCCGCGGCCAGCTATTGCTGAGTCGAGACGGGAGATGCGCTTGACAGCACCGGGCGCGCGGGTAGCTTTCGCCGCGTGAACGCCCCTGACTTCCACCGCATCCGCCTCACCCTCCACTACGACGGGCGCGAGTTCCACGGCTGGCAGGTGCAGCCGGGGCAGCGCACGGTGCAGGGCGAGGTCGAGCGCGTCCTCACCCGCCTGCTGGACCGGCCGTCGCAGGTGGTGGGGTCGGGGCGCACCGACCGCGGAGTGCACGCCACCGGGCAGGTGGCCGCCTGCGACGTCCCGCTCAAGTGGACGCCGCACGCCCTTCGCCGCGCCCTCAACGCGCTGCTGCCGGGCGACGTGTGGGTGGCCGAAGCCGATTCCGCGCTCCCCGGCTTCCACCCGCGCTACGACGCCGCCGCCCGTTCGTACCTGTATCGCGTGGGGCTCTCCCCCGAGGCCGACTCTCCCTTCCGCTCCCCCTGGTGCTGGCCGCTCGCCCGCCCCGTGGACCTGGGCGCGATGGAGCGCGCCGCGGCCGCCATCGTGGGCGAGCACTCCTTTCTGCGCTTCGCCAAGGCCGGGCAGGAGGAGCGCGGCGACCGCTGCATCGTCAGCGAGGCGCGCTGGGAGCCGTGGGAGGGGGTGGGGCTCAAGTTCCACGTGACCGCCAACCGCTTCCTCCACCACATGGTGCGCTACCTGGTGGGGACGCTGGTGGACATCGGGCTCGGGGAGCGCCCGGAAGGGGACATGGCCGCGCTCCTGGAGCAGCGCGAGGGGCTGGAAACCTCGCCCCCCGCGCCGCCGGAAGGGCTCTTCCTCGCCGCCGTCACCTATCCACCGAACGCGGGGGCGGAGCGCAGGCCGCGCGGCCCCCGCCTGGTTCCGTCCTAGACAGAAGGCCCATGGCATCCGACCGCTACTCCAATCCGCTGACCGAGCGCTACGCCTCGGCCGAGATGAGCCTGATCTTCTCGCCGCGGTTCAAGTTCGGCACCTGGCGGCGGCTCTGGCTGGCGCTGGCGGAGGCGGAGAAGGAGCTGGGCCTCCCCATCCCCGACGAGGCGATCGAGGCGCTGCGGGCCAATCTGGACAACGTGGACACGAAGCGCGCCGCCGAGCTGGAGCGCGAGCTGCGCCACGACGTGATGGCGCACGTCCACCACCTGGGCGAACAGGCGCCGGCCGCGCGCGCCATCATCCACCTGGGCGCCACCAGCGCGTACGTGGGCGACAACACGGACCTGATCCAGCACCGCGAGGCGCTGAAGCTGGTGCGCGCCCGCCTCGTGGCCACCGTGGCGGCGCTGGCCGAGTTCGCGCGCGAGCACCGGTCCCTGGCCACGCTGGGCTTCACCCACTTCCAGCCGGCGCAGCCCACCACGGTCGGCAAGCGCGCCACGCTCTGGATCCAGGACCTGCTGCTGGACCTGGAGGAGGTTGAGTTCCGCCTGGACACCCTGCGCTTCCGCGGCGTGCGCGGCACCACGGGGACGCAGGCGTCGTTCATGGACCTGTTCGAGGGCGACGGCGAGCGGGTGGAGCGCCTCAACCGGCTGGTGGCGCGGAAGATGGGCTTCGACAAGGTATACGGCGTCACCGGGCAGACGTACACGCGCAAGACGGACGCATCGTGCCTGGCGACGCTGGCGGGGATCGCGGAGAGCGCCTCCAAGTTCGCCAACGACATGCGCCTGCTGGGGCACCTCAAGGAGGTGGAGGAGCCGTTCGAGGAGCACCAGATCGGCTCGTCGGCCATGCCTTACAAGCGCAACCCCATGCGCAGCGAGCGGATCAACGCGCTGGCCCGCCACGTCATCGTCCTCTCGCTGGACCCGGCCTTCACCGCGGCCTCGCAGTGGTTCGAGCGCACGCTGGACGACTCGGCCAACAAGCGGATCGCAGTCCCCGAGGCGTACCTGGGGACGGACTCGGTGCTCCTGCTGATGCACAACGTCGCGGGCGGGATGGTGGTGCACCCGATGATGATCCACCGACGCCTGATGGAGGAGCTCCCCTTCATGGCGACGGAGAACCTGATGATGCGCGCCGCCAAGCGCGGCGGCGACCGCCAGGAGCTGCACGAGCGCGTCCGAAAGCACTCCGTCGCCGCGGGCCACCGCATCAAGGCCGAGGGCCTCTCCAACGACCTCCTCGACCGCATCGCCGCCGACGGCGCGTTCGGCGTCACGCGCGAGGAGCTGGAGGAGGACCTGCGCCCCGAGCTGTACGTGGGCCGCGCTCCGGAGCAGGTGGACGAGTTCCTCGCGGAGTGGGTGGAGCCGGTGCTGGCGCGGTATCCGGAGGCGGGGAGCGGGGCGGTGCCGGAGCTGCGGGTGTAGGGGGCCCTCACCCCCCCAGCCCCCCTCTCCCGATAACAGGAGAGGCTGGCGCCTCTTTTTATCGAGGGAGGGGGGAGCGTTCGGTGCGGTTCGGCGGGCGGCGGTGCGGGGGCGGGCACGGGCGGCCACGCGGGGCCGCCCCTACACGGGTGGGCGCGTTGTGCCGCGGCCGAGGCGCGCAGAGGGGTGGGCAGACCCCCTACCGGTTTGGCGCGCCGGGCGGCGATCGAGATGGGGCGAGGGCGGGCGCGATGAATCGCGCCCCTACCAGATCTGCGCGCGCCCCAACGACATACGCCCCCTCGCCCGATAACGTGAGGGCGCAGCCCTCTCCTGTTATCGAGAGAGGGGGCAGTCGAGTGTAACGGGACGGGGGTGAGGGCCCTCCCCCCCCGACACCCCCCGTCCGTTTCCGCGTACCCCACCCGGTCTGGCCCACCGCCGGCCCAGCCGCACGCGGCACCACATCCTGCCCCACCCACAGTACCTATGAGCCACACACTGCTGCTGGAAGGCGTGTCCAAGCGCTATTCCGGGCACACCGCGGTCGACAACCTTTCCCTGGCGGTGCCGCCGGGGACCATCTACGGCATCCTGGGGCCCAACGGCGCGGGGAAGTCCACCACGCTGCGCATGGTGATGAACATCATCATCCGCGACTCCGGAACCATCTCGCTGCTCGGCGCCGATCCGGAAAAGGATCGCTCCGTGCTGCGCCGCGTCGGCTTCCTGCCCGAGGAGCGCGGGCTCTACAAGAAGATGACGGTGCTGGACGTGATCGTCTTCTTCGCGCAGATCAAGGGCGTCGAAGTGAAGCAGGCGCGCGCCGAGGCCGGCCGCTGGCTGGAGCGGATGAGCCTGGGCGACTGGCGCGGCGCCAAGGTGGAGACGCTCTCCAAGGGGATGCAGCAAAAGGTGCAGTTCATCGCCACCGTCATCCACCAGCCCGAGCTCCTGATCCTGGACGAGCCGCAGTCTGGGCTCGATCCGGTCAACCAGGAGGTGCTGCGCGACACCATCCTCCAGCACCGCAAGGACGGCAAGACGGTCATCTTCAGCACGCACAACATGGAGCAGGCGGAGCAGCTCTGCGAGCACGTATGCATCATTGCGCAGGGACGCAAGGTGCTGGACGGGCGGCTGCGCGACATCCGCCGCGAGAACATGGGGAACGCGTACCGCGTGCAGTTCGAGGGCGAGTCGCCGGCGGCGGAGGCGTTCATGGCGGCCGGGCGCTTCGGGGCGGCGGCGCGCGAGGGGGAGGAGTGGAGGCTGGAACTGGCGCCGGGCACCGACACACGCGCCCTGCTCGCCGCCCTCAACGACCTGGACGCGCCGCTCGTCCGCTTCCAGCGCGAGGAGCCCTCGCTGCACGACATCTTCGTCAGCCGCGTGGCCGGTGCCGCGCAGACCCGCCGCGTTGAGGTAGCCCATGTCTAACGTCTGGATCGTACTGAAGCGCGAGTTCATGGAGCGGGTGAGGACGAAGAGCTTCCTCCTCGCCACCTTTCTCTTCCCCATCTTCATCATCGGCTTAAACGTCCTTCCGCACCTGATGAGCGGGGAGGAGACCGTGCGGCACGTGGTGGTGGTGGACGAGGCGCCCCCCGGGATGGCGCAGATGGTGGTCGCCTCGCTCACGCCCGAGCGGGAAGGGCGCAGCTACAGGCTGGAGGTGGTGCGGCAGCCGCTCGCGCAGGTGCAGGCGGGGCTCCGCGAGCGCATCACCCGCAAGGAGATCGACGGCTACCTCCACCTGCCGGCCGACGTGGTGACGAGCAGCCAGGTGGCGTACCGCGCTCGCAACGTTTCCAATCTGGACGTGATGTCGGACATCCGCCGCGCGGCTTCGCAGGCGGTGCAGGAGACGCGGCTGCGCACGGCCGGCCTGCAGGCCACCGACGTCCGCGCGCTGCTCCGCCCGGTGGAAGTGAGCACCGCGCGCGTCACCGCGACGGGCGAGGAGGGGGGGAGCGCGATCGTCACCTTCTTCGCCGCGTACGCCATGGCGATGCTGATGTGGCTGATGGTGTTCCTGTACGGCGTCAACGTGATGCGAAGCGTGCTGGAGGAGAAGACGAACCGCATCGTGGAGGTGCTGGTGAGCTCGATGAAGGCGAGCGACCTGATGATGGGGAAGATCCTGGGCGTCGGCCTGGTGGCGCTCCTGCAGGTGGCGATCTGGGTGGTGCTGATCGCGACGGGGCTCACCATTGCGGGGCAGCGCCTCAAGAGCGGCGGCGCGGCGAGCATCATGGCCGGGCTGAAGCTGACGCCGCAGGCGGGAATCACGTTGCTCTCCTTCTTCGTGCTGGGATTCTTTCTGTACGCCGCCGTCTTCGCGGCGATCGGCGCGGCTGTGACGACGGACCAGGAGGGGCAGCAGTTCCAGACCTTTGCCATGGTCCCGCTGATGCTGCCGGTGCTCTTCTTCCCCAAGGTCATCGGTGACCCGCTGGGCACCACCGCGACCGTGCTGGGGCTGGTTCCCTTTACCGCGCCCGTCGCCAACGCGATGCGGCTGGGGAGCACGGAGATCCCCGTGACGCAGGTGATCGCGTCGCTGGTGATGCTGGCGCTGACCACCGTGCTCGTGGTGTGGATCGCGGGGAAGATCTACCGCTTCGGCATCCTCAGCACGGGCAGGAAGGCCTCGCTGGCGGACATCGGGCGGTGGATGCGCGCCGCCTGACCTGAACTGCTGGCCTCACGCGGAGGCGCAGAGACGCAGGAGAGCTCGCGGAGCGCTCCTGCGTCTCTTTGCGTCTGCCGGTATGGGTCGTGCGGTCGCGGGGGGAATTGCGGACGAACTCCCCACAACGGAACCGCCGGTGATCGTAGACTGCCACACCCATCTGAACCGCTACTTCGACGAGCAGCCTCCCTCCGTCATCGAGCGCTACGCCCAGCTGCGCTCCGAGATGGATGCGAACGGGATCGACTTCGCGCTCGTGCTTTCCAGCTACAAGGTCAACGAAGACCGCCCCTCCACCGCCGACATCCTGCGGCTGGTGGAAGACGACCCGCGCATCGGGGTGGCGGCGGGAGTCAGCTTCTACGACCTGGGGGAGGAGAGCCTCGCGGAGCTGCGCGGGCTGCTGGGGAGCGGGCGGGTGCACGCGCTCAAGCTGTACCCGGGGTACCAGGCGTTCTACGTGTACGATCCGCAGCTTCGCGGGGTGTACGACCTGGCGGCGGAGTTCGGCGTGCCCGTCATGATCCACACGGGCGACACCTACGACCGGCTGGGGAAGCTCAAGTACACGCACCCGCTCACCATCGACGAGGCGGCGGTGGATTTCCGCGAGGTCAACTTCGTCATCTGCCACATGGGGAACCCCTGGCTGATGGACGCGGCCGAGGTGATCTACAAGAACGAGAACGTGATGGGAGACATCTCGGGCTTCACGCTGGGCGCCTTCGAGGAGCGCTTCGAGCGGCTGATGATCGATAAGGTGCGCGACGTGGTGGCGTACGCCAACGGCACCGGCGGGCTCCTCTTCGGCACCGACTGGCCGATCTGCGACATGGCGAGCTACCTCCGCTTCGTGGAGAAGCTGGGGCTGAGCGAGGAGGAATCCGAGAACCTGCTGTACAAGAACGCCGCGCGCCTCTTCCGCATCGGCCTCGCGGGTGACTCGCATGCGTGACGCCAACATCGTGGAGATTCGCGACGAGCGCGATCCGCTCGCGCGCGATGCGCTGCAGCTGATCGTGGAGATGTTTCCGCCCAGCGACCGCCAGTCCACCAGCGCCCTGCTTTCCGAGGTCGCCGAGTCGCGGATGGAGCTGCTGGAGGGGGACGGCTTCCACCTCTTCACCGCCCTCTCCGAAGAAGGGCGGCCGATGGGGACCGCGATCGGGGTGTACCTGCGGGCGGTGAACGCGGGCTTCATCCTGTACATCGCCGTGCGCCCCGAGTACCGCTCGCGCGAGGCCGCCCGCACCCTGCGCCGCGAGCTGGCGATGGCGTTCCGCGAGGACGCCGTGCGCAACGGCCGCGGCGAGCTGGCGTGGGTGATCGGCGAGATCGAGGCGGAGAGCGCCTGGCTGCGGCGGCTGGTGCGGGAGCGCAACGTGATCCTTCGACTTCACCTACTACCACCCGGGGATGTCGCCCGGCTCCGGCGACCGGGAGTACATCCTCTACCGCCAGCCCGTGGGCGACGCGCGCGAGGAGATCCCGGCGCAGCTCGTCCGCCAGATCATCTACGACATCTTCCGCCGCGCGTACCGCGTCTCGTACCCCCTGGTGCACCCCGGCTTCGCGGCCATGATCGCCGAGCTGGAGGGCCGCGACATGGTCGGCCCGCACCGGCGCACGGTGGAGTGGGGGGTGTAGGCCCATCATCTTGCGTCAACCGGCGTCCACGCTGTATCTTCCACTCAGTTGAAACTGATTCTCACCTTCAGCTTCCCCGATGGAACTCAGCAGATGCTGAAGCGTATCTTTGGCCGCAGGGACAAGGCGCCGGCCGTGGCCGCGTGTGGCGGGTGTCCGCTGGCGGCGTGCGCCACCGGGTGCAAGGCCGCCGTCCTGCGCATGGACTGCGAGCACGGCGAGGCGCACCGGCTGCGCGGGATGGGGCTCTTTGAGGGCTCTATGGTCCGCGTGCTGGACTCGCGCAACGGGATGCTGCTGGAGGTGAAGGGGTGCAAGCTGGCGCTGGGGCAGTCGCTCGCGTCGTCCATCCAGGTCCTTCCGGTCGGCTGACCCGTTGGCGAGGACGCTGGCGGAGCTCGGCCCCGGTGAGCGGGGCCGCGTCACTTCGGTGGCCGGCGACGCGGATGCGACGCGGCGGCTGATGGACATGGGGCTGATCCGCGGGACCACGGTGGAGGTGGTGCGCCGCGCCCCGCTGGGAGATCCGATGGAGGTGAAGCTGCGCGGCTTCATGCTGACCCTGCGCCGCTCCGAGGCAGAGCACATCACGGTGGAGTAGATGGAAGCGATCCAAGCCGGCGGCACGCTCGCCGCACCCCCCGCACCCTCGCCCGCCCCCGCCGCGCGCGAGGGTGCGCTGCATGTGGCGCTCATCGGCAACCCCAACACGGGGAAGAGCACGCTCTTCAACGCGCTTACCGGGATGCGGCAGCGCGTGGGCAACTACTCCGGCGTCACGGTGGAGCGGGTGGAGGGGCGCTACCGCGACGCGGACGGGCACTTCGTAACCGTGCTGGACCTTCCCGGCACCTACTCGCTGAGCGCGTCGTCGCCGGACGAGGAGATCGCGCTGGGGGTGCTGCTGGGCCGCACGCCCGGCGCCGACGCGCCCGACGTGGTGGTGGTGGTGCTGGACGCGCAGAACCTGGAACGCAACCTCTTCCTCGCCACGCAGGTGCTGGAGCTGGGGCTGCCGACCGTCGTGGCGCTGAACCAGGTGGACGCGGCGACGGCGGCCGGGCTGCGCATAGACCTGGTGGAGCTCACGCTGGAGCTGGGCGCGCCCGTGGTCGCCACCGTGGCCACCCGCGGCGAAGGGCTGGACCTGCTCAAGCAGGCGGTGGCGAAGGCGCCCGGGCTCCCCCGCCCCGGGCGCCGCTTTGCACTTCCCCCCGAAGCGGCCGATGCGCTCCAGCCGGTGGAGGCCGCGCTGGTGTCGGGCGGGCTCAACCCCTCCGCGGCGGGGATGGAGGCGCTGCGCCTGCTGGCGGTGCGGCAGCCGGGGCGGCACCTGGCGGGGATCGCGGGGCTGGCGGAGGCGGTGGAGCGCGCGCACGACGAGATCGAGGCGGCGGGGCTCTCCGCGCGCAGCCTGGAGGCCGAGGTGCGCTACGCCTGGATCGCCGAGGTCGCGGACCGCGTCGTCACGCGCGCCGGCGGCGAAGAGCGCACGCTCACCGACCGCATCGACGCAGTGGCGCTGCACAGGGTGGCCGGGCCGCTGCTCTTCGTGGTGATGATGGGACTCGTCTTCCAGTCGATCTTCACCTGGGCGGAGCCGCTGATCGGAATCGTCGAGGCGCTCGTTGGAGGGCTGGGCGGCTGGGTGGCATCGATCCTCCCCCCCGGCGACCTCAACTCGCTGGTGGTGGACGGCGCGATCGCGGGGGTGGGCTCGGTGCTCGTCTTCCTCCCGCAGATCGTCATCCTCTTCCTCTTCATCGGGTTCCTGGAAGACACCGGGTACATGGCACGCGCCGCCTTCATCATGGACCGCTTCATGAGGAGCGTGGGGCTGCACGGCAGGTCGTTCATCCCGCTCCTCTCGGGCTACGCCTGCGCGGTGCCGGGGGTGATGTCCACGCGCACCATCGAGAGCCCCAAGGACCGGCTGGCCACCATCCTGGTCCTCCCGCTGATGAGCTGTTCGGCGCGCATCCCCATCTACGCGCTCCTGATCGGCACCTTCATCCCGCCGGTCGCCGTCGCGGGCGTGTTCAACCTGCAGGGGCTCACGCTGCTGGCGATGTACCTGCTGGGGACGCTGACCGCGCTGGGCGTGGCGGCGATCTTCAAGCGGACGCTGATGCGGGGCAAGGCGCGTCCCATGATCATGGAGCTGCCGCCGTACCGAATCCCCAACCCGCGCTCGCTCCTCCTGTCGGTGGGGCACCGCTCCAGCATGTTCCTGAAGCGCGCCGGCACGGTGATCCTGGCGCTCTCCATCGTCCTCTGGGCGCTGGCGACGTACCCCAAGACCGAGGCGCCGGCCGGGGCGAGCGAGCACGCGGCGCAGGAGGCACAGCTCGCCGGGAGCACGCTGGGGATGCTGGGGCACGCCATAGAGCCCGCCGTGCGGCCGCTGGGGTACGACTGGAAGATCGGCGTGGGGATCGTCTCCTCCTTTGCGGCGCGCGAGGTGTTCGTCGCCAGCATGGGCACCATCTACGGCGTGGGCGCGGCGGACGAGGGCTCCACCTCCCTGCGCGAGAAGCTGCGCGGCGAGCGGCACGCCGGCAGCGGCGCGCTGGTGTACACGCCGCTGGTGGCGGTGGGGCTGATGGTCTTCTACGTGTACGCCATGATGTGCATGAGCACCGCCGCCGTGGTCGTGCGCGAGACGGGCGGCGGGTGGGTCGGCCTGGGATGGGCCAGCTTCCAGTTCGTCTACATGCTGGCGCTGGCGTACCTTTCCGCCCTTCTGGTGTACCAGGGCGGACGGGCGCTGGGGCTCGGATGACGGAGGTGGATCATGGCGGGTGAGCTGGTTCAGTCGGCGGCGGTGGGCGTGATCGTCCTGGGCGCGGCGGGTACGCTGGCGGTGCGCGGGTGGCGCATGCTGTCCTCCGCGCGCGGCAAGCCCGGGGACGACGCGTGCGGCAGTGGTGG
Proteins encoded:
- a CDS encoding DUF2975 domain-containing protein, with translation MPRPNPGALGFTRRALRALIALNLLVGFLVLALLIATLVAETPVIGALGVPPTEENAALIAGMRLIMAIGVVMVPLGHVVLTRLLALVDTVGRSDPFVVENAMRLRTMAWAVLGLEILHLGVGVIASSVSSREQPLDVDWSFSFTRWIAVLLLFVLARVFEQGALMRDDLQGTV
- a CDS encoding ABC transporter permease, whose translation is MSNVWIVLKREFMERVRTKSFLLATFLFPIFIIGLNVLPHLMSGEETVRHVVVVDEAPPGMAQMVVASLTPEREGRSYRLEVVRQPLAQVQAGLRERITRKEIDGYLHLPADVVTSSQVAYRARNVSNLDVMSDIRRAASQAVQETRLRTAGLQATDVRALLRPVEVSTARVTATGEEGGSAIVTFFAAYAMAMLMWLMVFLYGVNVMRSVLEEKTNRIVEVLVSSMKASDLMMGKILGVGLVALLQVAIWVVLIATGLTIAGQRLKSGGAASIMAGLKLTPQAGITLLSFFVLGFFLYAAVFAAIGAAVTTDQEGQQFQTFAMVPLMLPVLFFPKVIGDPLGTTATVLGLVPFTAPVANAMRLGSTEIPVTQVIASLVMLALTTVLVVWIAGKIYRFGILSTGRKASLADIGRWMRAA
- the purB gene encoding adenylosuccinate lyase, which codes for MASDRYSNPLTERYASAEMSLIFSPRFKFGTWRRLWLALAEAEKELGLPIPDEAIEALRANLDNVDTKRAAELERELRHDVMAHVHHLGEQAPAARAIIHLGATSAYVGDNTDLIQHREALKLVRARLVATVAALAEFAREHRSLATLGFTHFQPAQPTTVGKRATLWIQDLLLDLEEVEFRLDTLRFRGVRGTTGTQASFMDLFEGDGERVERLNRLVARKMGFDKVYGVTGQTYTRKTDASCLATLAGIAESASKFANDMRLLGHLKEVEEPFEEHQIGSSAMPYKRNPMRSERINALARHVIVLSLDPAFTAASQWFERTLDDSANKRIAVPEAYLGTDSVLLLMHNVAGGMVVHPMMIHRRLMEELPFMATENLMMRAAKRGGDRQELHERVRKHSVAAGHRIKAEGLSNDLLDRIAADGAFGVTREELEEDLRPELYVGRAPEQVDEFLAEWVEPVLARYPEAGSGAVPELRV
- the trpD gene encoding anthranilate phosphoribosyltransferase, with the protein product MTTPDTVSADDLGALIRAAATRPLSADEAERAFNEVMEGRATPVQMAALLVAIRVRGAVSSEVAGGVRALRRAMIPVPTDAAGLVDTCGTGGGAITTFNISTAAALVAAGAGVRVAKHGNRSFTSRCGSADVLEALGVRLDLPPDREAQVLEECGIVFMFAPLHHPAMKHVGPIRRELGMPTLMNVLGPVTNPAGARRQVVGVSDPALLELIAGALAELGHERALVVHGQPGLDEVSPIGTTEILEVNAGTVTRRTFDPATLGWEPFTARGLEGGDPQDNVRTVVSVLRGETGGVARAAVVLNAGAAIYVSGQVASLEEGITSAGAALDAGRGWEALQHLRDASRR
- a CDS encoding helix-turn-helix transcriptional regulator, which produces MPIIVKLDDVLYARRMTLTELSERVGITLANLSILKTGKARAVRFSTLEAICEALECQPGDLLAFSDGSDPAQP
- a CDS encoding ATP-binding cassette domain-containing protein, encoding MSHTLLLEGVSKRYSGHTAVDNLSLAVPPGTIYGILGPNGAGKSTTLRMVMNIIIRDSGTISLLGADPEKDRSVLRRVGFLPEERGLYKKMTVLDVIVFFAQIKGVEVKQARAEAGRWLERMSLGDWRGAKVETLSKGMQQKVQFIATVIHQPELLILDEPQSGLDPVNQEVLRDTILQHRKDGKTVIFSTHNMEQAEQLCEHVCIIAQGRKVLDGRLRDIRRENMGNAYRVQFEGESPAAEAFMAAGRFGAAAREGEEWRLELAPGTDTRALLAALNDLDAPLVRFQREEPSLHDIFVSRVAGAAQTRRVEVAHV
- the truA gene encoding tRNA pseudouridine(38-40) synthase TruA, whose protein sequence is MNAPDFHRIRLTLHYDGREFHGWQVQPGQRTVQGEVERVLTRLLDRPSQVVGSGRTDRGVHATGQVAACDVPLKWTPHALRRALNALLPGDVWVAEADSALPGFHPRYDAAARSYLYRVGLSPEADSPFRSPWCWPLARPVDLGAMERAAAAIVGEHSFLRFAKAGQEERGDRCIVSEARWEPWEGVGLKFHVTANRFLHHMVRYLVGTLVDIGLGERPEGDMAALLEQREGLETSPPAPPEGLFLAAVTYPPNAGAERRPRGPRLVPS